From Canis lupus baileyi chromosome 16, mCanLup2.hap1, whole genome shotgun sequence, a single genomic window includes:
- the CYBC1 gene encoding cytochrome b-245 chaperone 1, with protein sequence MYMQVESRSSSCLHLKRAPGIRSWSLLVGILSIGLAAAYYSGDSLGWKLFYVTGCLFVAVQNLEDWEEAIFNKSTGKVVLKTFSLYRKLLTLFRAGHDQVVVLLNDIRDVNVEEEKVRYFGKGYVVVLRFATGFSHPLTQSAVMGHRSDVEAIAKLIATFLELHRLESPAELSQSSDSEADGLGTQS encoded by the exons ATGTACATGCAGGTGGAGTCCCGCAGCAGCTCCTGCCTCCATCTGAAGAGGGCTCCGGGCATCAGGTCCTGGTCTTTGCTTGTTG gAATCTTGTCCATTGGCCTGGCTGCTGCATACTACAGTGGAG ATAGTTTGGGCTGGAAGCTCTTCTATGTCACCGGCTGCCTGTTCGTGGCCGTGCAGAACCTGGAGGACTGGGAG GAAGCCATCTTCAACAAGAGCACGGGGAAGGTTGTACTGAAGACCTTCAGCCTGTACCGGAAGCTGCTGACTCTTTTCAGAGCTGGCCACGACCAAG tGGTGGTCCTGCTGAATGACATCCGGGATGTGAACGTGGAGGAGGAGAAAGTTCGGTATTTCGGGAAGGGCTATGTGGTGGTGCTGCGGTTCGCGACAGGTTTCTCCCACCCGCTCACCCAGAGTGCTGTCATGGGCCACCGCAG TGATGTGGAAGCCATAGCCAAGCTCATTGCCACCTTCCTGGAACTGCACCGTCTGGAGAGTCCTGCGGAGCTGTCTCAGAGCAGCGACAGTGAGGCTGATGGCCTGGGGACCCAGAGCTAA